TACCGGGTGACCCGGGCGGACCTGGTCCGCTACGCGGGCGCCTCGGGCGACTTCAACCCGATCCACTGGAACGACCGGACGGCCACCGCGGTGGGCCTGCCGGGGGTCATCGCCCACGGCATGTTCACCATGGCGCTGGTCGGCCGGGCGGTCGCCGAGTGGGCCGGAGCGCCCGACGCGGTGGTCGACTTCGGGGTGCGGTTCACCCGGCCGGTGGTCGTCCCGGACGACGACGAGGGTGCCGAGATCACCGTCGACGCGGTGGTCAAGGAGGTCACCGAGGCGGGACTGACCAGGCTCGATATCACCGCCCGGTGCGGCGATGAGAAGGTGCTCTCGCAGGCGCGGGCGACCGTCCGGACGGCCGGCTGACCGGTCGGCGGAAGCTGTCGGGCGGGACCGGTTGGGAAAGTCGGGGCGCTACCCGTACACTGGTCCGCCGTGGGGCAAGTAACCCCTGTTCGGCCTGTTGGGGCCGGATGGGGCGAGCGTTGCCGCACAGGGGTGTAGCTCAATTGGCAGAGCAGCGGTCTCCAAAACCGCAGGCTGCAGGTTCAAGTCCTGTCACCCCTGCGCCTCAGGCCTGACCGTTCCCGTGGGTCGCGCCGCCGCAAGGCGGCGTCCGGCCCGTGGTGGTGGCACCGGCGGGGTGGTTCCGAGGCGACTCGGGGCACTTCGTCCGGTC
Above is a window of Micromonospora rifamycinica DNA encoding:
- a CDS encoding MaoC/PaaZ C-terminal domain-containing protein; the protein is MELSTRTYRVTRADLVRYAGASGDFNPIHWNDRTATAVGLPGVIAHGMFTMALVGRAVAEWAGAPDAVVDFGVRFTRPVVVPDDDEGAEITVDAVVKEVTEAGLTRLDITARCGDEKVLSQARATVRTAG